The Ziziphus jujuba cultivar Dongzao chromosome 7, ASM3175591v1 genome includes a region encoding these proteins:
- the LOC107423928 gene encoding uncharacterized protein LOC107423928 isoform X1, translated as MAEDFAKAVDDGLKLSKRIYFGKDRAVAPPKPPPPMDKSTAHLYLPTAPMVYAVISDPAIVDNPDIPSYQPHVHGRCDPPALIPLQMNGIELQADCYLDTAFVRVSGSWRVHCVMGSRSCSCRVAIPLGEQGSILGVEVEVSRKSYHTQLIHMENNDVDKAGSAHGGFLKPHIFTLTVPQVDGGSLLAIKINWSQKLIHRDNQFILNIPFTFPEYVTPAGKKMTKTEKIQLNVNVGTGSEVLCKTVSHPLKELRRQVGKLGFLYESEVLSWSSTDFSFSYIVPSSDTYGAVFLQSPSVHDFDQREMFYIYLSPGNQQSRKVFRKDIVFVVDISESMRGKPLDDTKNALSKALSKLDSEDSFSIIAFNGETYMFSKSMELATKETVENAIQWISINFIAGGGTNILLPLNQAIEILSNARGSVPTIFLVTDGTVEDERHICDVMKNHLTDSRTKSPRIFTFGIGTFCNHYFLRMLAMIGRGQYDAAYDVDSVEVRMQKLFDKASSLILSNITFDTLDNLDEIEVYPSWVPDLSSEGPLSVFGRYRGKFPEALKARGVLADLNNFEIDLKIHHAKDIPLDRIFAKEQIELLTAQAWLSENKQLEDKVVKISVETGVLCEYSRMGVIQNEDIEVSKKSKPEKTKDDLGKPKVTLLVSLGVGFGNLKATADNIPPGSEELRLPEAAEIFVKAASSCCNSMCGYCCCMCCIRCCSQLNDRCAIALAQFCGALACLGCFSCAELCCGDDSS; from the exons ATGGCCGAAGACTTTGCCAAGGCCGTGGACGACGGTCTCAAGCTATCCAAGCGGATATACTTCGGGAAAGACAGAGCCGTGGCTCCGCCGAAGCCGCCACCGCCTATGGATAAGTCGACGGCGCACTTGTACCTTCCAACGGCGCCTATGGTGTATGCCGTGATCAGTGACCCGGCGATCGTGGACAATCCCGATATCCCTAGCTACCAGCCCCACGTGCACGGCAGGTGCGATCCACCTGCCCTCATTCCCTTGCAAATGAACGGGATTGAACTGCAAGCTGATTGCTATTTGGACACGGCCTTTGTTCGGGTTTCTGGATCCTGGAGGGTTCATTGCGTTATGGGCAGTAGGAGCTGTAGCTGCCGCGTGGCCATTCCTTTGGGGGAGCag GGTTCAATTCTAGGTGTTGAGGTTGAAGTCTCTAGAAAATCCTATCATACTCAACTGATACACATGGAAAACAATGATGTAGACAAAGCAGGCTCAGCACACGGAGGCTTTCTCAAACCCCATATATTTACCTTGACAGTACCACAG GTGGACGGGGGTTCTCTTCTcgctattaaaattaattggtcTCAGAAATTAATACATAGAGACAATCAGTTCATTTTAAATATACCATTTACTTTTCCTGAGTATGTCACACCTGCTggtaaaaaaatgacaaaaacggAGAAGATCCAATTGAACGTGAATGTTGGCACTGGATCCGAAGTGTTATGCAAGACAGTCAGTCATCCTTTGAAG GAACTAAGGCGCCAGGTTGGAAAATTGGGATTCTTATATGAATCAGAAGTTCTCTCTTGGTCAAGTACGGATTTTAGTTTCTCATATATT GTCCCTTCAAGTGATACATATGGTGCTGTTTTCTTGCAATCTCCATCTGTGCATGACTTTGATCAACGAGAGATGTTCTATATCTATCTTTCTCCAGGAAATCAGCAAAGTAGGAAG GTGTTCAGAAAGGATATAGTATTTGTTGTTGATATAAGTGAAAGCATGCGAGGGAAGCCACTTGATGACACTAAGAATGCACTGTCCAAAGCTCTCTCTAAGCTTGATTCTGAAGATTCATTTAGCATTATAGCTTTTAATGGAGAGACTTATATGTTCTCAAAATCAATGGAATTAGCTACCAAGGAGACAGTTGAAAATGCTATTCAGTGGATTAGCATAAATTTCATTGCTGGTGGTGGAACAAATATTTTGCTTCCCCTGAATCAG GCCATTGAGATACTATCTAATGCCCGGGGTTCAGTTCCTACCATTTTCCTTGTTACTGATGGGACCGTTGAAGATGAGAGACACATATGTGATGTAATGAAAAATCATCTTACAGATAGTAGAACAAAGAGTCCACGTATATTCACATTTGGAATAG GCACATTCTGCAACCATTATTTCTTGCGGATGCTTGCAATGATTGGTCGGGGCCAGTATGATGCAGCTTATGATGTAG ATTCAGTGGAAGTTCGGATGCAAAAATTATTTGACAAAGCTTCTTCTTTGATTCTTTCCAATATAACCTTTGACACATTGGATAATCTGGATGAAATTGAG GTGTATCCTTCCTGGGTTCCAGACCTTTCATCTGAGGGTCCTTTATCTGTGTTTGGGAGATACCGAGGGAAATTTCCTGAGGCTTTAAAAGCTAGAGGTGTCTTGGCAGATttgaataattttgaaatagactTGAAGATACATCATGCAAAGGACATACCTCTTGACAGA ATATTTGCAAAAGAACAGATTGAGCTGCTTACGGCTCAGGCATGGTTGTCAGAAAATAAACAGCTGGAGGATAAG GTTGTGAAAATTAGCGTTGAGACTGGTGTCCTCTGCGAGTATAGCCGTATGGGTGTTATTCAGAATGAGGATATAGAG GTATCAAAGAAAAGTAAACCCGAGAAGACGAAAGATGATCTGGGAAAACCAAAAGTGACATTGCTAGTAAGCCTGGGCGTCGGCTTTGGGAACTTGAAAGCGACAGCTGACAACATTCCTCCAGGATCCGAGGAGCTGAGGTTGCCTGAAGCTGCTGAAATCTTCGTGAAGGCAGCTTCTAGTTGTTGCAACAGTATGTGTGGTTACTGCTGTTGCATGTGTTGCATCAGGTGCTGTTCCCAGTTGAACGATCGGTGTGCAATAGCATTAGCCCAGTTCTGCGGCGCTCTGGCATGTTTGGGCTGCTTCAGTTGTGCAGAGTTGTGCTGTGGTGACGATTCATCATAG
- the LOC107423928 gene encoding uncharacterized protein LOC107423928 isoform X2, with translation MTPLGSCCDVFIFTGFSFECVEVEVSRKSYHTQLIHMENNDVDKAGSAHGGFLKPHIFTLTVPQVDGGSLLAIKINWSQKLIHRDNQFILNIPFTFPEYVTPAGKKMTKTEKIQLNVNVGTGSEVLCKTVSHPLKELRRQVGKLGFLYESEVLSWSSTDFSFSYIVPSSDTYGAVFLQSPSVHDFDQREMFYIYLSPGNQQSRKVFRKDIVFVVDISESMRGKPLDDTKNALSKALSKLDSEDSFSIIAFNGETYMFSKSMELATKETVENAIQWISINFIAGGGTNILLPLNQAIEILSNARGSVPTIFLVTDGTVEDERHICDVMKNHLTDSRTKSPRIFTFGIGTFCNHYFLRMLAMIGRGQYDAAYDVDSVEVRMQKLFDKASSLILSNITFDTLDNLDEIEVYPSWVPDLSSEGPLSVFGRYRGKFPEALKARGVLADLNNFEIDLKIHHAKDIPLDRIFAKEQIELLTAQAWLSENKQLEDKVVKISVETGVLCEYSRMGVIQNEDIEVSKKSKPEKTKDDLGKPKVTLLVSLGVGFGNLKATADNIPPGSEELRLPEAAEIFVKAASSCCNSMCGYCCCMCCIRCCSQLNDRCAIALAQFCGALACLGCFSCAELCCGDDSS, from the exons ATGACGCCTTTAGGTTCTTGTTGCGATGTGTTCATCTTTACTGGTTTTTCTTTTGAAT GTGTTGAGGTTGAAGTCTCTAGAAAATCCTATCATACTCAACTGATACACATGGAAAACAATGATGTAGACAAAGCAGGCTCAGCACACGGAGGCTTTCTCAAACCCCATATATTTACCTTGACAGTACCACAG GTGGACGGGGGTTCTCTTCTcgctattaaaattaattggtcTCAGAAATTAATACATAGAGACAATCAGTTCATTTTAAATATACCATTTACTTTTCCTGAGTATGTCACACCTGCTggtaaaaaaatgacaaaaacggAGAAGATCCAATTGAACGTGAATGTTGGCACTGGATCCGAAGTGTTATGCAAGACAGTCAGTCATCCTTTGAAG GAACTAAGGCGCCAGGTTGGAAAATTGGGATTCTTATATGAATCAGAAGTTCTCTCTTGGTCAAGTACGGATTTTAGTTTCTCATATATT GTCCCTTCAAGTGATACATATGGTGCTGTTTTCTTGCAATCTCCATCTGTGCATGACTTTGATCAACGAGAGATGTTCTATATCTATCTTTCTCCAGGAAATCAGCAAAGTAGGAAG GTGTTCAGAAAGGATATAGTATTTGTTGTTGATATAAGTGAAAGCATGCGAGGGAAGCCACTTGATGACACTAAGAATGCACTGTCCAAAGCTCTCTCTAAGCTTGATTCTGAAGATTCATTTAGCATTATAGCTTTTAATGGAGAGACTTATATGTTCTCAAAATCAATGGAATTAGCTACCAAGGAGACAGTTGAAAATGCTATTCAGTGGATTAGCATAAATTTCATTGCTGGTGGTGGAACAAATATTTTGCTTCCCCTGAATCAG GCCATTGAGATACTATCTAATGCCCGGGGTTCAGTTCCTACCATTTTCCTTGTTACTGATGGGACCGTTGAAGATGAGAGACACATATGTGATGTAATGAAAAATCATCTTACAGATAGTAGAACAAAGAGTCCACGTATATTCACATTTGGAATAG GCACATTCTGCAACCATTATTTCTTGCGGATGCTTGCAATGATTGGTCGGGGCCAGTATGATGCAGCTTATGATGTAG ATTCAGTGGAAGTTCGGATGCAAAAATTATTTGACAAAGCTTCTTCTTTGATTCTTTCCAATATAACCTTTGACACATTGGATAATCTGGATGAAATTGAG GTGTATCCTTCCTGGGTTCCAGACCTTTCATCTGAGGGTCCTTTATCTGTGTTTGGGAGATACCGAGGGAAATTTCCTGAGGCTTTAAAAGCTAGAGGTGTCTTGGCAGATttgaataattttgaaatagactTGAAGATACATCATGCAAAGGACATACCTCTTGACAGA ATATTTGCAAAAGAACAGATTGAGCTGCTTACGGCTCAGGCATGGTTGTCAGAAAATAAACAGCTGGAGGATAAG GTTGTGAAAATTAGCGTTGAGACTGGTGTCCTCTGCGAGTATAGCCGTATGGGTGTTATTCAGAATGAGGATATAGAG GTATCAAAGAAAAGTAAACCCGAGAAGACGAAAGATGATCTGGGAAAACCAAAAGTGACATTGCTAGTAAGCCTGGGCGTCGGCTTTGGGAACTTGAAAGCGACAGCTGACAACATTCCTCCAGGATCCGAGGAGCTGAGGTTGCCTGAAGCTGCTGAAATCTTCGTGAAGGCAGCTTCTAGTTGTTGCAACAGTATGTGTGGTTACTGCTGTTGCATGTGTTGCATCAGGTGCTGTTCCCAGTTGAACGATCGGTGTGCAATAGCATTAGCCCAGTTCTGCGGCGCTCTGGCATGTTTGGGCTGCTTCAGTTGTGCAGAGTTGTGCTGTGGTGACGATTCATCATAG
- the LOC107423928 gene encoding uncharacterized protein LOC107423928 isoform X3, which translates to MCSSLLVFLLNGSILGVEVEVSRKSYHTQLIHMENNDVDKAGSAHGGFLKPHIFTLTVPQVDGGSLLAIKINWSQKLIHRDNQFILNIPFTFPEYVTPAGKKMTKTEKIQLNVNVGTGSEVLCKTVSHPLKELRRQVGKLGFLYESEVLSWSSTDFSFSYIVPSSDTYGAVFLQSPSVHDFDQREMFYIYLSPGNQQSRKVFRKDIVFVVDISESMRGKPLDDTKNALSKALSKLDSEDSFSIIAFNGETYMFSKSMELATKETVENAIQWISINFIAGGGTNILLPLNQAIEILSNARGSVPTIFLVTDGTVEDERHICDVMKNHLTDSRTKSPRIFTFGIGTFCNHYFLRMLAMIGRGQYDAAYDVDSVEVRMQKLFDKASSLILSNITFDTLDNLDEIEVYPSWVPDLSSEGPLSVFGRYRGKFPEALKARGVLADLNNFEIDLKIHHAKDIPLDRIFAKEQIELLTAQAWLSENKQLEDKVVKISVETGVLCEYSRMGVIQNEDIEVSKKSKPEKTKDDLGKPKVTLLVSLGVGFGNLKATADNIPPGSEELRLPEAAEIFVKAASSCCNSMCGYCCCMCCIRCCSQLNDRCAIALAQFCGALACLGCFSCAELCCGDDSS; encoded by the exons ATGTGTTCATCTTTACTGGTTTTTCTTTTGAAT GGTTCAATTCTAGGTGTTGAGGTTGAAGTCTCTAGAAAATCCTATCATACTCAACTGATACACATGGAAAACAATGATGTAGACAAAGCAGGCTCAGCACACGGAGGCTTTCTCAAACCCCATATATTTACCTTGACAGTACCACAG GTGGACGGGGGTTCTCTTCTcgctattaaaattaattggtcTCAGAAATTAATACATAGAGACAATCAGTTCATTTTAAATATACCATTTACTTTTCCTGAGTATGTCACACCTGCTggtaaaaaaatgacaaaaacggAGAAGATCCAATTGAACGTGAATGTTGGCACTGGATCCGAAGTGTTATGCAAGACAGTCAGTCATCCTTTGAAG GAACTAAGGCGCCAGGTTGGAAAATTGGGATTCTTATATGAATCAGAAGTTCTCTCTTGGTCAAGTACGGATTTTAGTTTCTCATATATT GTCCCTTCAAGTGATACATATGGTGCTGTTTTCTTGCAATCTCCATCTGTGCATGACTTTGATCAACGAGAGATGTTCTATATCTATCTTTCTCCAGGAAATCAGCAAAGTAGGAAG GTGTTCAGAAAGGATATAGTATTTGTTGTTGATATAAGTGAAAGCATGCGAGGGAAGCCACTTGATGACACTAAGAATGCACTGTCCAAAGCTCTCTCTAAGCTTGATTCTGAAGATTCATTTAGCATTATAGCTTTTAATGGAGAGACTTATATGTTCTCAAAATCAATGGAATTAGCTACCAAGGAGACAGTTGAAAATGCTATTCAGTGGATTAGCATAAATTTCATTGCTGGTGGTGGAACAAATATTTTGCTTCCCCTGAATCAG GCCATTGAGATACTATCTAATGCCCGGGGTTCAGTTCCTACCATTTTCCTTGTTACTGATGGGACCGTTGAAGATGAGAGACACATATGTGATGTAATGAAAAATCATCTTACAGATAGTAGAACAAAGAGTCCACGTATATTCACATTTGGAATAG GCACATTCTGCAACCATTATTTCTTGCGGATGCTTGCAATGATTGGTCGGGGCCAGTATGATGCAGCTTATGATGTAG ATTCAGTGGAAGTTCGGATGCAAAAATTATTTGACAAAGCTTCTTCTTTGATTCTTTCCAATATAACCTTTGACACATTGGATAATCTGGATGAAATTGAG GTGTATCCTTCCTGGGTTCCAGACCTTTCATCTGAGGGTCCTTTATCTGTGTTTGGGAGATACCGAGGGAAATTTCCTGAGGCTTTAAAAGCTAGAGGTGTCTTGGCAGATttgaataattttgaaatagactTGAAGATACATCATGCAAAGGACATACCTCTTGACAGA ATATTTGCAAAAGAACAGATTGAGCTGCTTACGGCTCAGGCATGGTTGTCAGAAAATAAACAGCTGGAGGATAAG GTTGTGAAAATTAGCGTTGAGACTGGTGTCCTCTGCGAGTATAGCCGTATGGGTGTTATTCAGAATGAGGATATAGAG GTATCAAAGAAAAGTAAACCCGAGAAGACGAAAGATGATCTGGGAAAACCAAAAGTGACATTGCTAGTAAGCCTGGGCGTCGGCTTTGGGAACTTGAAAGCGACAGCTGACAACATTCCTCCAGGATCCGAGGAGCTGAGGTTGCCTGAAGCTGCTGAAATCTTCGTGAAGGCAGCTTCTAGTTGTTGCAACAGTATGTGTGGTTACTGCTGTTGCATGTGTTGCATCAGGTGCTGTTCCCAGTTGAACGATCGGTGTGCAATAGCATTAGCCCAGTTCTGCGGCGCTCTGGCATGTTTGGGCTGCTTCAGTTGTGCAGAGTTGTGCTGTGGTGACGATTCATCATAG
- the LOC107423880 gene encoding protein LAZ1 homolog 2 isoform X2: MKIPPPMEAYTMISTSQHLSLQDASFLWHWSSPYFLSSSISNHTPILLNKNGLLLFFSWYLSMPVSQNCYEAFALYSFGRYLIACLGGEQCVIELLEDESRKMLNKPLLEEGEGKKKHSEEEHGTLWNFFFRPCILGKDLLTIEKFGLVQYMILKTFCAFLAFLLEIFGVYGDGEFKWHYGYPYIALVLNFSQMWALYCLVQFYNMTHERLQAIRPLAKFISFKAIVFATWWQGVGIALLRAFRVLPKEGKLQTGLQDFLICIEMAIAAVAHVYVFSTEPYHYLPAFEYGKVTTERTKTELKLDDGETTPAVVERKETQIEAPGTSVTESVQDIVLEGGQRVVKDVVLTINQAIGPVEKGMIKIQETFHHKSDTEGHEDDESELKVEPAGQDQKSEADV; this comes from the exons ATGAAGATTCCTCCTCCTATGGAAGCTTATACCATGATCTCTACCAGCCAGCACTTGTCATTGCAGGATGCTTCGTTCTTGTGGCACTGGTCCTCTCCATATTTCTTATCCTCCAGCATCTCAAATCATACACCAATCCTCCT GAACAAAAATGGGTTGTTGCTGTTCTTTTCATGGTACCTGTCTATGCCAGTGAGTCA GAACTGCTATGAAGCTTTCGCTCTGTATTCTTTTGGAAGGTATTTGATTGCCTGCTTGG GAGGCGAACAGTGTGTAATAGAACTACTTGAAGATGAATCAAGAAAAATGCTAAACAAACCTTTACTAGAAGAAGGGGAAGGTAAGAAAAAACACAGTGAAGAAGAACATGGGACACTTTGGAACTTCTTCTTTCGGCCATGTATTCTTGGGAAGGATTTGCTCACTATAGAAAAATTTGGTCTTGTACAATAT ATGATTCTGAAGACATTTTGTGCCTTCTTAGCATTTTTGTTGGAGATCTTTGGTGTTTATGGTGATGGGGAATTCAAGTGGCATTATGG gtaTCCGTACATTGCATTGGTACTGAACTTCAGCCAGATGTGGGCACTATATTGCCTGGTGCAGTTCTATAATATGACTCATGAAAGACTTCAAGCAATAAGACCACTCGCAAAATTTATAAGCTTCAAGGCAATCGTGTTTGCTACTTGGTGGCAAGGTGTAGGCATTGCCTTGTTGCGTGCATTCAGAGTTCTACCTAAAGAGGGGAAACTACAAACTGGATTGCAGGATTTCTTGATCTGTATAGAA ATGGCTATTGCAGCTGTGGCGCATGTGTATGTCTTCTCAACCGAGCCATACCATTATCTCCCAGCTTTTGAGTATGGAAAAGTCACCACTGAAAGAACTAAAACAGAACTGAAGTTAGATGACGGAGAAACTACCCCAGCCGTggttgaaagaaaagaaacacaGATCGAAGCTCCCGGAACAAGTGTCACAGAGAGTGTTCAGGACATTGTTCTTGAAGGTGGTCAGCGG GTCGTGAAGGATGTCGTACTGACCATAAACCAAGCAATTGGGCCTGTGGAGAAGGGCATGATAAAGATCCAGGAGACCTTCCACCATAAATCAGACACAGAGGGCCATGAAGATGATGAGTCAGAATTAAAAGTTGAACCCGCTGGGCAAGATCAGAAAAGTGAGGCTGATGTCTAA
- the LOC107423880 gene encoding protein LAZ1 homolog 2 isoform X1 codes for MAVNEDSSSYGSLYHDLYQPALVIAGCFVLVALVLSIFLILQHLKSYTNPPEQKWVVAVLFMVPVYASESILSLTFPKLSLACDILRNCYEAFALYSFGRYLIACLGGEQCVIELLEDESRKMLNKPLLEEGEGKKKHSEEEHGTLWNFFFRPCILGKDLLTIEKFGLVQYMILKTFCAFLAFLLEIFGVYGDGEFKWHYGYPYIALVLNFSQMWALYCLVQFYNMTHERLQAIRPLAKFISFKAIVFATWWQGVGIALLRAFRVLPKEGKLQTGLQDFLICIEMAIAAVAHVYVFSTEPYHYLPAFEYGKVTTERTKTELKLDDGETTPAVVERKETQIEAPGTSVTESVQDIVLEGGQRVVKDVVLTINQAIGPVEKGMIKIQETFHHKSDTEGHEDDESELKVEPAGQDQKSEADV; via the exons ATGGCAGTGAATGAAGATTCCTCCTCCTATGGAAGCTTATACCATGATCTCTACCAGCCAGCACTTGTCATTGCAGGATGCTTCGTTCTTGTGGCACTGGTCCTCTCCATATTTCTTATCCTCCAGCATCTCAAATCATACACCAATCCTCCT GAACAAAAATGGGTTGTTGCTGTTCTTTTCATGGTACCTGTCTATGCCAGTGAGTCA ATCTTATCCTTGACTTTTCCAAAATTATCTCTTGCATGTGACATTTTAAGGAACTGCTATGAAGCTTTCGCTCTGTATTCTTTTGGAAGGTATTTGATTGCCTGCTTGG GAGGCGAACAGTGTGTAATAGAACTACTTGAAGATGAATCAAGAAAAATGCTAAACAAACCTTTACTAGAAGAAGGGGAAGGTAAGAAAAAACACAGTGAAGAAGAACATGGGACACTTTGGAACTTCTTCTTTCGGCCATGTATTCTTGGGAAGGATTTGCTCACTATAGAAAAATTTGGTCTTGTACAATAT ATGATTCTGAAGACATTTTGTGCCTTCTTAGCATTTTTGTTGGAGATCTTTGGTGTTTATGGTGATGGGGAATTCAAGTGGCATTATGG gtaTCCGTACATTGCATTGGTACTGAACTTCAGCCAGATGTGGGCACTATATTGCCTGGTGCAGTTCTATAATATGACTCATGAAAGACTTCAAGCAATAAGACCACTCGCAAAATTTATAAGCTTCAAGGCAATCGTGTTTGCTACTTGGTGGCAAGGTGTAGGCATTGCCTTGTTGCGTGCATTCAGAGTTCTACCTAAAGAGGGGAAACTACAAACTGGATTGCAGGATTTCTTGATCTGTATAGAA ATGGCTATTGCAGCTGTGGCGCATGTGTATGTCTTCTCAACCGAGCCATACCATTATCTCCCAGCTTTTGAGTATGGAAAAGTCACCACTGAAAGAACTAAAACAGAACTGAAGTTAGATGACGGAGAAACTACCCCAGCCGTggttgaaagaaaagaaacacaGATCGAAGCTCCCGGAACAAGTGTCACAGAGAGTGTTCAGGACATTGTTCTTGAAGGTGGTCAGCGG GTCGTGAAGGATGTCGTACTGACCATAAACCAAGCAATTGGGCCTGTGGAGAAGGGCATGATAAAGATCCAGGAGACCTTCCACCATAAATCAGACACAGAGGGCCATGAAGATGATGAGTCAGAATTAAAAGTTGAACCCGCTGGGCAAGATCAGAAAAGTGAGGCTGATGTCTAA
- the LOC107423880 gene encoding protein LAZ1 homolog 2 isoform X3 gives MAVNEDSSSYGSLYHDLYQPALVIAGCFVLVALVLSIFLILQHLKSYTNPPEQKWVVAVLFMVPVYASESILSLTFPKLSLACDILRNCYEAFALYSFGRYLIACLGGEQCVIELLEDESRKMLNKPLLEEGEGKKKHSEEEHGTLWNFFFRPCILGKDLLTIEKFGLVQYMILKTFCAFLAFLLEIFGVYGDGEFKWHYGYPYIALVLNFSQMWALYCLVQFYNMTHERLQAIRPLAKFISFKAIVFATWWQGVGIALLRAFRVLPKEGKLQTGLQDFLICIEMAIAAVAHVYVFSTEPYHYLPAFEYGKVTTERTKTELKLDDGETTPAVVERKETQIEAPGTSVTESVQDIVLEGREGCRTDHKPSNWACGEGHDKDPGDLPP, from the exons ATGGCAGTGAATGAAGATTCCTCCTCCTATGGAAGCTTATACCATGATCTCTACCAGCCAGCACTTGTCATTGCAGGATGCTTCGTTCTTGTGGCACTGGTCCTCTCCATATTTCTTATCCTCCAGCATCTCAAATCATACACCAATCCTCCT GAACAAAAATGGGTTGTTGCTGTTCTTTTCATGGTACCTGTCTATGCCAGTGAGTCA ATCTTATCCTTGACTTTTCCAAAATTATCTCTTGCATGTGACATTTTAAGGAACTGCTATGAAGCTTTCGCTCTGTATTCTTTTGGAAGGTATTTGATTGCCTGCTTGG GAGGCGAACAGTGTGTAATAGAACTACTTGAAGATGAATCAAGAAAAATGCTAAACAAACCTTTACTAGAAGAAGGGGAAGGTAAGAAAAAACACAGTGAAGAAGAACATGGGACACTTTGGAACTTCTTCTTTCGGCCATGTATTCTTGGGAAGGATTTGCTCACTATAGAAAAATTTGGTCTTGTACAATAT ATGATTCTGAAGACATTTTGTGCCTTCTTAGCATTTTTGTTGGAGATCTTTGGTGTTTATGGTGATGGGGAATTCAAGTGGCATTATGG gtaTCCGTACATTGCATTGGTACTGAACTTCAGCCAGATGTGGGCACTATATTGCCTGGTGCAGTTCTATAATATGACTCATGAAAGACTTCAAGCAATAAGACCACTCGCAAAATTTATAAGCTTCAAGGCAATCGTGTTTGCTACTTGGTGGCAAGGTGTAGGCATTGCCTTGTTGCGTGCATTCAGAGTTCTACCTAAAGAGGGGAAACTACAAACTGGATTGCAGGATTTCTTGATCTGTATAGAA ATGGCTATTGCAGCTGTGGCGCATGTGTATGTCTTCTCAACCGAGCCATACCATTATCTCCCAGCTTTTGAGTATGGAAAAGTCACCACTGAAAGAACTAAAACAGAACTGAAGTTAGATGACGGAGAAACTACCCCAGCCGTggttgaaagaaaagaaacacaGATCGAAGCTCCCGGAACAAGTGTCACAGAGAGTGTTCAGGACATTGTTCTTGAAG GTCGTGAAGGATGTCGTACTGACCATAAACCAAGCAATTGGGCCTGTGGAGAAGGGCATGATAAAGATCCAGGAGACCTTCCACCATAA
- the LOC125423673 gene encoding protein NEGATIVE GRAVITROPIC RESPONSE OF ROOTS: protein MKIFNWMQSKLDGAHGSKKPDSKSIHKNKVVGPGIEEFNDWPHGLLAIGTFGINNVNGDLQRSNFRGKTESSSEEHLESLTSEEVLGELQELNSLILLHEQINEQAASAPELEQKDTKNNLVPLEEFANIQSSLEAHEATTNNDNSDKSTGRNGGHKHSNIVVPSKGKNICLDNTKNSIGKKSLSFLLKKMFVCGSGFPPTSSLRDPIPESRMEKILRAILKKKVYPQSTSPSLATKKYLDNRNIPKSTNEDEIFEKTDDGSKWVKTDSEYIVLEI from the exons ATGAAG ATATTTAATTGGATGCAAAGCAAGCTTGATGGGGCACATGGGAGCAAGAAACCAGACTCAAAGTCCATTCACA AAAACAAGGTGGTAGGACCTGGCATTGAAGAATTCAATGACTGGCCTCATGGATTGCTGGCAATTGGGACATTCGGAATTAATAATGTGAACGGAGATCTACAAAGAAGTAATTTCCGGGGAAAAACAGAATCTTCCTCGGAAGAGCATCTAGAAAGTCTTACATCTGAGGAAGTACTAGGAGAACTTCAGGAGTTGAATTCACTAATTTTACTGCATGAACAAATCAATGAACAAGCAGCTTCAGCTCCAGAATTAGAACAAAAGGACACAAAAAATAATCTTGTTCCACTGGAAGAGTTTGCCAATATACAATCAAGCTTGGAAGCTCATGAGGCAACAACAAACAATGACAATTCTGACAAGTCTACCGGTAGAAATGGTGGTCACAAACATAGCAACATTGTAGTACCTAGTAAAGGGAAAAACATTTGCTTGGACAACACAAAGAATTCAATTGGGAAAAAGTCACTGTCTTTTCTTCTGAAGAAGATGTTTGTTTGTGGGAGTGGGTTTCCCCCTACTTCTAGCTTAAGGGATCCAATACCAGAATCAAGAATGGAGAAG ATACTGAGGGCAATATTGAAGAAAAAGGTATACCCACAAAGTACAAGCCCATCATTGGCTACAAAGAAGTATTTGGACAACAGAAATATACCCAAGTCCACCAATGAGGATGAAATCTTTGAGAAGACAGACGATGGAAGTAAATGGGTCAAGACAGATTCTGAAT ATATAGTTCTGGAGATATAA